One Brassica oleracea var. oleracea cultivar TO1000 chromosome C7, BOL, whole genome shotgun sequence genomic window carries:
- the LOC106302082 gene encoding protein XRI1 isoform X2 gives MDYGEDRSASWNWQVQNYDHQPLSDFSDITMTEVTLNQEDHSYMFDDHSTPVKACGELGYHVTTDETTKKLEVQSETRSAVKRRRMLLFDDQPMETSLFSSESFSSILKSGAREETFDELLPEGSQLIEGFSADASASSLDLEGLDLYAEEWYADCLNDAETPILPDDLSFGSPDVQVDISEYLSEPPEPEAREVRRPMTRSSPNVIFKGRKSFARPVPRLSSSIIYPFAFIKPCGVHGDMTLKDINQKIRTPAAKPKEDKLEPPVFQTSAFSGKPVVGKTKIRTEGGKGSITIMRTRG, from the exons ATGGATTACGGAGAAGATCG TAGCGCCTCATGGAATTGGCAAGTTCAGAACTATGATCACCAGCCACTGTCTGATTTCT CTGATATAACTATGACGGAAGTCACATTGAACCAAGAAGATCACTCATACATGTTTGACGATCACTCCACCCCTGTCAAGGCCTGTGGCGAGTTGGGTTATCATGTCACAACAG ATGAAACGACCAAGAAGCTGGAAGTGCAAAGTGAGACACGCTCTGCTGTTAAGAGGCGTCGGATGTTACTATTCGATGATCAGCCTATGGAAACGTCCCTTTTCAGCAGTGAGAGCTTCTCTTCAATCTTAAAATCAGGC GCGAGAGAGGAAACATTTGATGAGCTTTTGCCTGAAGGATCTCAACTTATAGAAGGGTTTTCAG CGGACGCTTCTGCCTCAAGCTTGGACCTGGAGGGCCTTGATCTGTATGCTGAAGAGTGGTACGCTGATTGCTTAAATGATGCTGAGACTCCAATCCTACCTGATGACTT AAGCTTTGGTTCTCCTGATGTCCAAGTAGATATTTCAG AGTATCTAAGCGAGCCACCAGAACCAGAAGCCAGGGAAGTTAGACGACCTATGACTCGATCTTCTCCAAATGTTATCTTTAAAG GTAGGAAATCATTTGCAAGGCCGGTTCCAAGGCTATCATCATCGATCATCTATCCATTTGCATTCATCAAACCATGTGGGGTTCACGGCGACATGACTCTCAAGGACATCAACCAGAAAATCAGAACACCAGCAGCGAAACCAAAGGAAGACAAACTAGAGCCACCAGTGTTCCAAACTTCAGCGTTCTCTGGGAAACCCGTTGTTGGGAAGACTAAGATCCGCACAGAAGGAGGAAAAGGAAGCATCACGATTATGAGGACAAGAGGCTAA
- the LOC106302187 gene encoding uncharacterized protein LOC106302187, with translation MIQLLFLVLFVEGAIAFLLLIKIGPLRELVIKSLDQMKMGKGPATVKTIAGTMSVILLSNLMSIVKIQNKGAKLGTMSPMDQVLWRTHLLEASLMGVVLFLGFIIDRMHHYLRKLINLRGNVGSSKEELEQLQKERNEFKEKEDKASKEIKQLQETLSSVSERLKKAETESKEKEKKLETAETHVTALQKQSAELLLEYDRLLEDNQKLQSQILGKT, from the exons ATGATTCAGCTACTGTTTCTGGTTCTGTTCGTGGAAGGTGCGATTGCATTCTTGCTGCTGATTAAGATTGGCCCATTGAGGGAGCTTGTGATTAAAAGCCTTGACCAGATGAAGATGGGGAAAGGTCCTGCGACTGTGAAAACCATCGCTGGAACCATGTCTGTTATCCTTTTGTCTAATCTCATGAGCATCGTCAAGATCCAGAACAAAGGTGCAAAGCTCGGGACAATGTCTCCTATGGATCAGGTCCTTTGGAGAACTCACTTGCTTGAAGCTTCTCTGATGG GAGTCGTGCTTTTTCTAGGCTTCATAATTGACAGGATGCACCACTACCTCAGAAAGCTAATCAATCTAAGGGGTAACGTCGGGTCATCTAAAGAAGAACTTGAACAGCTTCAGAAAGAGAGAAACGAATTTAAGGAGAAAGAGGACAAAGCGTCCAAGGAAATCAAGCAGCTGCAAGAAACACTGTCATCTGTTTCAGAGAGACTTAAGAAAGCAGAGACCGAGTCTAAAGAGAAAGAGAAGAAGCTGGAAACCGCTGAGACACATGTCACGGCTCTCCAGAAACAGTCTGCAGAGCTGCTTCTGGAGTATGATAGATTGCTGGAAGACAACCAAAAGCTCCAAAGCCAGATTCTGGGAAAAACGTAA
- the LOC106304341 gene encoding UBX domain-containing protein 1, protein MPAETESDVLEVNRGLLKELEDMGFSMARAAWGLHHSGNSSLEAAVNWIVDHENDSQFEKMPVVEFNIEIESPSPREDTAETAQARANELKERARKLREEEETKREREREKERIRAGKEMMETRRIAEENERKRNIALRKAEKEEEKKAREKVMMKVNADKAERKSRLGLPTVAESTSTSTLVAPLDTKKMLMPSKSKEMRECLRSLRRNHKEEDPRTMRRAFDTLLMIVRNAAKTPDEEKYRRIRVTNRLFQERVGRFKEGLEFMELCGFKREGGSEFLSLANDEGDMSRLRDAAFQLQSAVTNPFFGLLSKEAAEE, encoded by the exons ATGCCGGCAGAAACAG AAAGTGATGTACTTGAGGTTAACCGTGGGTTGCTTAAGGAGCTTGAAGATATGGGATTCTCAATGGCCAGAGCAGCTTGGGGTCTGCATCATTCTG GCAACTCTAGCCTAGAAGCAGCTGTGAACTGGATCGTAGACCATGAGAACGATTCACAGTTTGAGAAAATGCCTGTG GTGGAGTTTAACATTGAGATTGAGTCTCCAAGTCCACGTGAGGATACAGCAGAAACTGCTCAGGCTAGAGCAAATGAACTAAA GGAACGAGCTCGTAAACTAAGAGAAGAAGAAGAAACTAAACGTGAAAGAGAAAGAGAAAAG GAAAGGATACGAGCTGGAAAAGAGATGATGGAGACAAGGAGAATCGCTGAAGAAAACGAAAGGAAACG GAATATAGCTTTGAGGAAAGCTGAGAAAGAAGAGGAGAAAAAAGCAAGGGAGAAAGTCATGATGAAAGTAAATGCAGACAAG GCTGAGAGAAAGAGCAGGCTCGGTTTGCCAACAGTAGCTGAATCTACTTCTACGTCAACTCTAGTTGCTCCACTTGACACCAAG AAGATGTTAATGCCGTCGAAATCAAAGGAGATGAGAGAATGCTTAAGATCCCTAAGAAGAAACCACAAA GAAGAAGATCCAAGAACGATGAGGAGGGCGTTTGATACGCTTCTGATGATTGTGAGGAACGCAGCGAAGACTCCGGATGAAGAGAAATACAGGAGAATCCGTGTCACGAACCGGTTGTTCCAGGAGAGAGTTGGGAGGTTCAAAGAGGGTTTAGAGTTCATGGAGCTTTGTGGATTCAAGAGAGAGGGAGGATCAGAGTTTCTGTCTCTGGCGAACGACGAGGGAGACATGTCGCGGCTTCGAGACGCCGCGTTTCAGTTGCAGTCTGCGGTTACTAATCCTTTCTTCGGTCTTCTCTCCAAAGAAGCAGCTGAAGAGTGA
- the LOC106304055 gene encoding ankyrin repeat and SAM domain-containing protein 6, which produces MYSDRVVAETVSKNTVKNRLNGGSGDLSSRGRQVTRKRGRQEDDKWEHDLFHDDTKPRLSNRKVDPRDLRLKLQKKHHGLQSRLGGASLGERDLREKLSGTKNPQPRNADLKTSTRVATRPAVKNGSGETKSETRAALNKAAKKKPQQAGTSVDSFLESLGLEKYSTSFQVEEVDMDALMHMTDDDLKALLIPMGPRKKILLALGSKR; this is translated from the exons ATGTATTCTGATCGAGTGGTGGCTGAGACTGTAAGCAAGAATACGGTGAAGAACCGTCTCAATGGCGGCTCCGGCGACTTATCTTCGCGCGGGAGACAAGTCACGAGGAAGAG AGGAAGGCAGGAGGACGACAAGTGGGAGCATGATCTTTTCCATGATGACACCAAGCCTCGTCTTTCAA ATCGCAAGGTTGACCCTAGAGATCTCCGCTTGAAGCTCCAGAAGAAACATCACGGCTTGCAGAGTCGACTAGGAGGAGCTAGTTTGGGCGAGCGGGATCTGCGTGAAAAGCTATCTGGGACAAAGAATCCACAGCCAAGGAACGCTGACCTAAAAACATCTACGAGGGTGGCTACTAGACCAGCCGTAAAGAACGGTTCAGGTGAAACCAAATCTGAGACCAGAGCAGCTCTGAACAAAGCTGCCAAGAAGAAACCACAGCAG GCTGGTACGTCGGTTGATAGCTTCCTGGAATCATTGGGTCTCGAGAAATATTCAACCTCGTTCCAAGTGGAAGAA GTTGATATGGATGCTCTGATGCATATGACGGATGATGACCTCAAAGCTCTGCTCATACCAATG GGACCCAGGAAGAAGATACTTCTTGCTTTGGGATCTAAACGTTGA
- the LOC106306688 gene encoding probable E3 ubiquitin-protein ligase DTX3 encodes MSSQESRASRGIRRRKAVIDLNEVPRDHEGTTSASVREAPTVVPSGGSVPSQPVPTMIDVDAIEDDVIESSASAFAEAKSKSAGARRRPLMVDVESGGTTRLPANVSNKRRRIPPNQPVIDCEHVPVDVRESSPKPPPPPPEEPKFSCPICMCPFTEETSTKCGHIFCKGCIKTAISRQAKCPTCRKRVTVKELIRVFLPTTR; translated from the exons ATGAGCTCACAAGAGTCGAGAGCAAGCCGAGGAATTCGACGGAGGAAAGCTGTGATTGATCTCAATGAGGTTCCCAGAGATCACGAAGGGACGACCTCCGCTTCTGTGAGAGAAGCTCCTACGGTGGTGCCTAGTGGCGGGTCTGTACCTTCTCAGCCTGTTCCTACCATGATTGATGTCGATGCTATTGAAGATGATGTTATTGAATCATCCGCAAGTGCTTTTGCTGAA GCTAAGAGCAAATCAGCAGGTGCACGTCGGAGGCCGTTGATGGTTGATGTAGAGTCAG GTGGTACGACTAGATTGCCTGCCAACGTAAGCAACAAACGGAGAAGGATTCCTCCTAATCAACCTGTCATCGACTGTGAGCATGTCCCTGTAGATGTG AGAGAGTCTAGCCCAAAGCCTCCTCCACCACCACCAGAGGAGCCAAAGTTTTCTTGTCCGATCTGTATGTGCCCGTTCACCGAGGAGACGTCAACCAAATGCGGTCACATCTTCTGCAAGGGATGTATAAAGACGGCAATATCTCGACAAGCCAAGTGCCCTACTTGTAGGAAAAGGGTGACTGTTAAAGAGCTGATTCGAGTATTCCTTCCAACCACCAGATGA
- the LOC106306687 gene encoding RPM1-interacting protein 4, translating into MAANRQSVPKFGEWTEDVPFTVMFDKASRSSRKNTNKSNPNPNEYPEMNPTAAQTRNQRHDQPPNHNVRPRQERFGRREETEFRPSPQNERNNRIRAPPPAEAYNHQSYGGGGTNPSETNRRQPYDPTPVKPRPISNLRGRGSERVATIPPFPGSGSEDQSYTLIFEKVKESKKQSGTVSSYNETDHSTPTPLINDDQHHQPLPSSPKGCCFPRWCRK; encoded by the exons ATGGCAGCA AATCGTCAAAGCGTGCCCAAATTTGGAGAATGGACAGAAGATGTTCCATTCACAGTAATGTTCGATAAGGCCAGTAGGTCGTCGAGGAAAAATACAAACAAGTCTAATCCTAATCCCAACGAGTATCCAGAAATGAATCCAACCGCTGCGCAAACTCGAAATCAGAGACATGACCAACCACCAAACCACAATGTAAGACCGAGACAAGAAAGATTCGGTAGACGAGAAGAAACCGAATTCAGACCGTCTCCTCAAAATGAAAGAAACAACAGAATCAGAGCTCCTCCCCCAGCAGAAGCGTATAACCATCAATCATATGGTGGCGGAGGTACAAATCCATCGGAAACGAATAGACGCCAACCATATGATCCTACACCGGTGAAACCTAGGCCCATAAGCAATCTTAGAGGTCGGGGCAGTGAAAGG GTCGCAACTATTCCGCCGTTTCCTGGATCGGGTTCTGAGGATCAGAGTTATACACTCATCTTTGAAAAAGTGAAAGAAAGCAAGAAACAAAGTGGGACTGTGAGTTCTTACAATGAAACTGATCATAGCACTCCAACTCCACTCATCAACGACGACCAACATCATCAACCGCTACCTTCTAGTCCCAAG GGTTGCTGCTTTCCTAGATGGTGCCGAAAGTGA
- the LOC106302082 gene encoding protein XRI1 isoform X1, whose product MDYGEDRSASWNWQVQNYDHQPLSDFSDITMTEVTLNQEDHSYMFDDHSTPVKACGELGYHVTTDETTKKLEVQSETRSAVKRRRMLLFDDQPMETSLFSSESFSSILKSGAREETFDELLPEGSQLIEGFSADASASSLDLEGLDLYAEEWYADCLNDAETPILPDDLSFGSPDVQVDISEYLSEPPEPEAREVRRPMTRSSPNVIFKAGRKSFARPVPRLSSSIIYPFAFIKPCGVHGDMTLKDINQKIRTPAAKPKEDKLEPPVFQTSAFSGKPVVGKTKIRTEGGKGSITIMRTRG is encoded by the exons ATGGATTACGGAGAAGATCG TAGCGCCTCATGGAATTGGCAAGTTCAGAACTATGATCACCAGCCACTGTCTGATTTCT CTGATATAACTATGACGGAAGTCACATTGAACCAAGAAGATCACTCATACATGTTTGACGATCACTCCACCCCTGTCAAGGCCTGTGGCGAGTTGGGTTATCATGTCACAACAG ATGAAACGACCAAGAAGCTGGAAGTGCAAAGTGAGACACGCTCTGCTGTTAAGAGGCGTCGGATGTTACTATTCGATGATCAGCCTATGGAAACGTCCCTTTTCAGCAGTGAGAGCTTCTCTTCAATCTTAAAATCAGGC GCGAGAGAGGAAACATTTGATGAGCTTTTGCCTGAAGGATCTCAACTTATAGAAGGGTTTTCAG CGGACGCTTCTGCCTCAAGCTTGGACCTGGAGGGCCTTGATCTGTATGCTGAAGAGTGGTACGCTGATTGCTTAAATGATGCTGAGACTCCAATCCTACCTGATGACTT AAGCTTTGGTTCTCCTGATGTCCAAGTAGATATTTCAG AGTATCTAAGCGAGCCACCAGAACCAGAAGCCAGGGAAGTTAGACGACCTATGACTCGATCTTCTCCAAATGTTATCTTTAAAG CAGGTAGGAAATCATTTGCAAGGCCGGTTCCAAGGCTATCATCATCGATCATCTATCCATTTGCATTCATCAAACCATGTGGGGTTCACGGCGACATGACTCTCAAGGACATCAACCAGAAAATCAGAACACCAGCAGCGAAACCAAAGGAAGACAAACTAGAGCCACCAGTGTTCCAAACTTCAGCGTTCTCTGGGAAACCCGTTGTTGGGAAGACTAAGATCCGCACAGAAGGAGGAAAAGGAAGCATCACGATTATGAGGACAAGAGGCTAA
- the LOC106305287 gene encoding putative small ubiquitin-related modifier 6, whose amino-acid sequence MSTKQGRESGSTSVKKEEKKVKSESASTHVTLRFKGQDEEEVRVFRMRRNVEMRKVMKRYGETRGVKWTTFVFILKDGTRIRESHTPDELELKDGAKIDAMLHHEGGGYGPSSITF is encoded by the exons ATGTCGACAAAGCAAGGTAGGGAAAGTGGAAGTACTAGTGTGAAGAAAGAAGAGAAAAAGGTCAAATCTGAGTCGGCCTCAACTCATGTTACTCTGAGATTCAAAGGCCAG GACGAGGAGGAAGTTAGAGTTTTTAGGATGAGAAGGAACGTCGAGATGCGTAAAGTTATGAAACGGTACGGTGAGACGAGAGGAGTGAAGTGGACCACGTTTGTTTTCATATTGAAGGATGGCACTAGGATTCGAGAGTCTCATACACCTGATGAG CTGGAGCTCAAGGATGGAGCTAAAATCGACGCAATGCTGCATCATGAGGGAGGCGGTTACGGTCCATCTTCTATAACATTTTGA